The Marinilongibacter aquaticus genome has a window encoding:
- a CDS encoding FAD-dependent oxidoreductase, whose translation MINLKQLFLCAALALSVFVTGCKSSDSPETIEADAIVYGGTSAAITAAVQLARLGKSVVIVCPEKHLGGMTTGGLGWTDSGNKQVIGGLSREFYQRVYAHYESDSAWKWQSKDQYGNKGQGTAAMDGDKRTMWIFEPHVAEQVYEDFITENNIQVYRNHWLNRQSGVETKDGKIVSFTTLDGKKFKGKMFIDVTYEGDLMAAANVSYHVGREANSVYGEEWNGIQVGVLHHGHHFGDRHISPYVEPGNPESGVLPRISTEDPGQRGDGDKRIQAYCFRMCLTQVPENKIDFEKPEGYDSTQYELLVRVLDDGWRETFNKFDPIPNFKTDVNNHGPFSFDNIGMNYDYPEASYERRKEIIAEHETYQRGLLYFYCTDPRIPKEVQDEMRKWGLAKDEFADNGHWPYQIYVREGRRMIGDFVMTEHEVQGTKPVLRPIGMGSYTMDSHNAQRYITPEGFVQNEGDIGVHPKQPYQIDMGSIMPKESECTNLLVPVAVSSSHIAFGSIRMEPVFMILGQSAGLMASLAMDKSEAVQDLAYSELEPALLKAGQVLTNPKEQ comes from the coding sequence ATGATCAATTTGAAACAACTATTTTTATGTGCAGCCCTCGCACTGAGTGTTTTTGTGACAGGCTGCAAGAGTTCTGACTCGCCCGAAACCATCGAAGCCGACGCCATTGTGTATGGCGGTACCTCCGCAGCCATAACCGCCGCAGTGCAGCTTGCACGCCTTGGCAAATCTGTGGTTATTGTATGCCCTGAAAAACACTTGGGCGGTATGACTACTGGTGGATTGGGCTGGACCGACAGCGGAAACAAACAAGTGATCGGCGGACTTTCCAGAGAATTTTACCAACGCGTTTATGCCCATTACGAATCGGATTCGGCTTGGAAATGGCAATCCAAAGACCAATACGGCAACAAAGGCCAAGGCACAGCCGCAATGGACGGCGACAAAAGGACCATGTGGATTTTTGAGCCGCATGTGGCCGAACAAGTCTATGAAGATTTTATTACAGAAAATAACATACAAGTTTATCGTAATCATTGGCTTAATCGTCAAAGCGGAGTAGAAACCAAAGACGGAAAGATTGTGTCTTTCACTACATTGGATGGCAAGAAATTCAAAGGCAAAATGTTCATCGACGTAACCTACGAAGGCGATTTGATGGCTGCAGCCAATGTAAGCTACCATGTGGGCCGCGAAGCCAACAGCGTATATGGTGAAGAGTGGAACGGTATCCAAGTGGGCGTGCTGCACCACGGTCACCATTTCGGCGACAGGCACATCAGTCCATATGTCGAGCCTGGCAATCCCGAAAGCGGTGTATTGCCTCGCATTTCAACCGAAGACCCGGGGCAAAGAGGAGATGGCGACAAACGCATTCAAGCTTACTGTTTCCGCATGTGCCTAACCCAAGTACCCGAAAACAAAATCGACTTTGAGAAACCAGAAGGCTACGATTCGACACAATACGAGCTGTTGGTGCGTGTATTGGATGACGGTTGGAGAGAAACATTCAACAAATTCGACCCTATCCCCAACTTCAAAACGGATGTCAACAATCATGGACCTTTCAGTTTCGACAATATCGGCATGAATTACGACTACCCTGAAGCCTCATACGAAAGAAGAAAAGAAATCATTGCCGAGCATGAAACCTACCAAAGAGGCTTGCTCTATTTCTATTGCACAGACCCAAGAATTCCCAAAGAGGTGCAAGACGAAATGCGTAAATGGGGTTTAGCCAAAGATGAGTTTGCCGATAATGGCCACTGGCCTTACCAAATTTATGTACGCGAAGGTCGCCGTATGATTGGTGATTTTGTCATGACCGAGCACGAAGTGCAAGGCACCAAACCTGTATTGCGACCTATTGGCATGGGCTCATACACGATGGATTCGCACAATGCACAACGCTACATTACTCCCGAAGGTTTTGTGCAAAATGAAGGAGATATTGGCGTGCATCCGAAACAACCTTATCAAATTGATATGGGCTCAATAATGCCAAAAGAATCGGAATGCACCAATCTATTGGTTCCGGTGGCGGTGTCGAGTTCGCACATTGCTTTTGGTTCTATACGCATGGAGCCCGTGTTTATGATTTTGGGGCAAAGTGCAGGGCTTATGGCCAGTTTAGCTATGGATAAATCGGAAGCTGTGCAGGATTTGGCTTATTCGGAACTGGAGCCGGCACTTTTGAAAGCTGGGCAAGTGCTAACCAACCCAAAAGAGCAATAA
- a CDS encoding thioredoxin family protein: MKFMRPVRVLVLVLVSSVFVCGSAFQAAGEKQEEEINWMSLEEAFKATQKEPRKTIIDVYTDWCGWCKVMDKKTFRNPEVVKYINSHYYAVKLNAESKEDIIIGGTKYAYDSEHRANSAAIALLQGQMSFPSIVYLDEKFNMIQPLPGYMEAKAFHQVITFIGGDYHKKESFEDYKLRTYPKLYSEAFAAF, encoded by the coding sequence ATGAAATTTATGAGACCCGTGCGTGTATTGGTGCTTGTGTTGGTAAGTAGTGTTTTTGTTTGTGGTTCTGCGTTTCAGGCAGCTGGCGAAAAGCAAGAGGAAGAGATCAACTGGATGAGTCTGGAGGAGGCTTTCAAGGCCACACAGAAGGAGCCGCGGAAAACAATAATTGATGTGTATACAGATTGGTGTGGCTGGTGTAAAGTGATGGACAAGAAAACTTTTCGAAATCCTGAAGTGGTCAAATACATCAATTCGCATTATTATGCGGTAAAATTGAATGCAGAATCGAAGGAAGATATAATTATTGGCGGAACAAAGTACGCATACGACAGCGAGCATAGAGCCAATTCGGCGGCAATTGCTCTTTTACAAGGGCAAATGAGCTTTCCCAGCATTGTTTATCTCGACGAAAAATTCAACATGATACAGCCTTTACCCGGCTATATGGAGGCCAAAGCTTTTCATCAGGTAATTACGTTCATTGGCGGTGATTACCACAAAAAAGAAAGCTTTGAAGATTACAAATTGCGTACCTATCCTAAATTGTACAGCGAGGCCTTCGCGGCATTTTGA
- a CDS encoding inorganic phosphate transporter yields the protein MFGIETGIFLLLALALFAAFFFEFINGFHDTANAVATVIYTKSLKPLHAVIFSGALNFLGVLAGGIGVGLSILHLIPVEMILEQSNLQNLMMVLSILVSAILWNLGTWYFGIPSSSSHTLIGAILGVGLGYAFLPGVEHGLDLINYPKIKSVFSGLLMAPIIGFGLAIFLMKLIAITAKPNSKKELFKSPNENDSPPSWIRTILIATCGLVSFAHGNNDGQKGIGLVMLILVCALPHIYAIRADIDPSELHRQVESAHKIIRTIDNEALGSKGQVALAQLDKDLMEFEAYEKSGGKDKLALRKNIMDISLNTRILLDDPSLPLSTNSKSQLRAQLAKEESGIRASIDFAPNWIKLMISLALGFGTMVGWKRIVVTVGEKIGKSHLNYAQGASAELVAAATVGLASGFGLPVSTTHTLSSGIAGAMVADGGLKNLQYKTIRNIALTWVFTLPVSMLLSAGLFWLSRYLIQ from the coding sequence ATGTTCGGAATAGAGACTGGGATTTTCTTACTGCTGGCTCTTGCTCTTTTTGCCGCCTTCTTCTTTGAATTCATCAATGGTTTTCATGATACGGCCAATGCGGTAGCCACGGTAATCTACACCAAATCACTGAAGCCGCTTCACGCTGTGATTTTCTCCGGAGCATTGAACTTTCTGGGCGTATTGGCTGGCGGAATCGGCGTGGGCTTGAGCATTCTGCATCTGATACCCGTGGAAATGATTCTCGAACAGAGCAACCTGCAGAACCTCATGATGGTGCTCTCGATACTGGTTTCGGCAATTCTTTGGAATTTGGGGACTTGGTATTTCGGCATTCCCTCATCGAGTTCACATACTTTAATTGGTGCCATATTGGGTGTTGGTTTGGGTTACGCTTTTCTACCCGGTGTTGAACACGGCTTGGATTTGATCAATTACCCGAAGATAAAATCGGTTTTTTCAGGCCTTCTTATGGCCCCAATTATAGGTTTTGGTTTGGCCATTTTCTTGATGAAACTCATTGCCATTACCGCCAAACCGAATTCGAAAAAGGAACTTTTCAAATCGCCCAACGAAAACGATTCTCCACCTTCGTGGATCCGCACAATCCTAATTGCCACTTGCGGTCTGGTGAGTTTTGCCCACGGAAACAACGACGGCCAAAAAGGAATCGGATTGGTGATGCTGATTCTCGTGTGTGCATTGCCACACATATACGCCATTCGTGCAGACATTGATCCGAGTGAGCTGCACAGGCAAGTAGAATCGGCCCACAAAATTATTCGCACAATAGACAATGAAGCTCTGGGTTCGAAAGGACAAGTTGCTCTTGCACAGCTCGATAAGGATTTGATGGAATTCGAGGCCTATGAAAAAAGCGGCGGTAAAGACAAACTGGCTTTGCGTAAAAACATCATGGACATCAGTTTGAACACACGTATTTTACTCGATGATCCCAGCCTTCCCTTAAGCACCAACTCGAAAAGCCAATTGAGGGCACAGCTTGCGAAAGAAGAAAGCGGAATCAGGGCATCTATAGATTTTGCTCCGAATTGGATAAAACTGATGATTTCCCTCGCTTTGGGTTTCGGCACGATGGTGGGTTGGAAACGCATCGTGGTGACAGTAGGTGAGAAAATCGGCAAAAGCCATTTGAACTATGCCCAAGGGGCTTCTGCAGAATTGGTAGCGGCGGCCACGGTTGGCCTCGCCTCCGGCTTTGGACTCCCAGTAAGCACCACGCATACGCTGTCTTCGGGTATTGCAGGTGCCATGGTAGCCGACGGTGGACTGAAAAATTTACAATACAAAACAATACGAAATATCGCTTTGACATGGGTCTTCACTTTACCCGTTTCGATGCTTTTATCCGCCGGGCTCTTTTGGTTGAGCAGGTATTTAATTCAATAA
- a CDS encoding inorganic phosphate transporter, whose translation MFDLDSGLLMLLFSALFLACLFEFINGFHDTANAVATVIYTKSLKPLHAVAWSGSMNFLGVVTGGVGVGMSIVNLLPIDLLIDENIYHSIATVMAMLFTAIIWNLGTWFLGLPSSSSHTLIGSILGVGLGYAMLPNNVDGFESINWDKAESILFGLLLAPLLGFTLAIGLMFILRSSMNPARRKEIFSEPKKDATPPDWVRWTLIGTCTLVSFFHGKNDGQKGIGLMMLILIGVVPSYFAISNHETFVKIRPQIEQIEQIVSTTDTTGLGDVDKQEIALILDETAFLQKAYNEDDVFKSEKLKIRGAILNISSTVKKLVASENVHFSISEKAVLKKMATVEEKGIRKVIDHAPFWVIMLISLSLGFGTMVGWKRIVVTIGEKIGKTHLTYAQGASAELVAALTIGLASGLGLPVSTTHTLSSGIAGTMVASKGVKNLQVGTVRNIALAWILTLPVSITLSAGLFLLFRYWAE comes from the coding sequence ATGTTCGATCTGGATAGTGGGCTTCTGATGCTTTTGTTTTCGGCCCTGTTTTTGGCCTGTTTGTTTGAGTTTATCAACGGCTTTCACGATACAGCCAATGCAGTAGCTACTGTAATCTACACCAAATCGTTAAAACCTTTGCACGCCGTCGCCTGGTCCGGAAGCATGAACTTTTTGGGAGTAGTCACCGGTGGCGTAGGTGTAGGTATGAGCATTGTCAACCTCTTGCCCATCGATCTGCTAATCGACGAAAACATCTACCACAGTATTGCTACGGTCATGGCCATGTTGTTCACGGCCATTATCTGGAATTTGGGCACTTGGTTTTTGGGGCTCCCCTCGTCCAGTTCGCATACGCTGATCGGCTCAATCCTTGGCGTGGGCTTGGGTTATGCCATGCTGCCTAATAATGTAGACGGTTTCGAATCCATAAATTGGGATAAAGCCGAAAGTATCTTGTTTGGCTTGCTGCTGGCTCCTTTGCTAGGTTTCACTTTGGCTATTGGACTGATGTTCATTTTAAGGAGTTCGATGAACCCCGCCCGCCGAAAAGAAATTTTCTCGGAACCCAAAAAAGACGCCACTCCACCCGATTGGGTACGTTGGACGCTGATTGGCACCTGTACACTTGTGAGCTTTTTTCACGGCAAAAACGATGGCCAAAAGGGAATCGGCTTAATGATGCTGATACTCATTGGTGTGGTACCCTCGTACTTTGCGATTTCGAACCACGAGACTTTTGTGAAAATTCGACCGCAAATTGAACAAATCGAGCAAATCGTATCGACAACAGACACTACGGGTTTGGGCGACGTCGACAAACAAGAAATCGCTCTTATACTCGACGAAACCGCCTTTTTGCAAAAGGCCTACAACGAAGACGATGTATTCAAATCCGAGAAGCTGAAAATACGCGGAGCAATCCTGAATATTTCGAGTACGGTGAAGAAATTGGTGGCCTCGGAAAACGTGCATTTCAGCATTTCAGAAAAAGCCGTTTTAAAGAAAATGGCTACTGTTGAAGAGAAGGGCATACGGAAAGTCATCGATCATGCCCCTTTTTGGGTGATCATGCTCATTTCACTTTCTCTGGGTTTTGGTACCATGGTGGGTTGGAAAAGGATTGTGGTCACTATAGGCGAAAAAATCGGGAAAACGCACCTCACCTATGCCCAGGGAGCTTCGGCAGAGTTGGTGGCTGCATTGACAATTGGTTTGGCTTCGGGCCTTGGCCTACCCGTCAGCACCACGCATACGCTTTCGTCGGGTATTGCGGGTACGATGGTAGCCAGTAAGGGTGTAAAAAACCTACAAGTGGGTACCGTAAGGAATATCGCTTTGGCCTGGATACTGACCCTCCCTGTATCCATTACGCTCTCTGCGGGATTGTTCCTTTTGTTCCGCTATTGGGCCGAATAA
- a CDS encoding OmpA/MotB family protein encodes MKITTKIAVVLIAAIAFSSCVGKKKYVALQNQLAEAKSSLDQCNNSLQSTKQNLTKAENDLVSERASMAQTAKLREEQIANLKSQVEDLKKLRDQQMQHVGDLTVLSKAANDNIDKTLQQMKQKDQYIHLLQAAKNKADSMNLALAVNLTNSIGVSLDDEDVDIKVDKTVVMVNLSDKMLYRSGSARITARANDVLGKIAKIIKSRPDLEVMVEGHTDNKSIHTDCIEDNWDLSVKRATAVVRVLQENFSVDPSRIIAAGRGEFYPVTTNENSEGRAMNRRTRLILMPKLDQFYDLLDPANAK; translated from the coding sequence ATGAAGATTACAACCAAAATTGCAGTAGTATTGATCGCGGCTATTGCGTTTTCATCCTGTGTAGGGAAGAAGAAGTATGTGGCCCTGCAAAATCAGTTGGCCGAAGCTAAGTCTTCTTTGGATCAATGCAACAACTCTCTACAATCTACCAAGCAAAATCTTACCAAAGCTGAAAACGACCTTGTAAGCGAAAGAGCAAGCATGGCCCAAACAGCGAAACTTCGTGAAGAGCAAATCGCCAACTTGAAATCTCAAGTAGAAGATTTGAAAAAATTGCGTGATCAGCAAATGCAACACGTAGGTGATTTGACTGTTTTGTCTAAAGCCGCAAACGACAACATCGACAAAACTTTGCAGCAAATGAAACAAAAGGATCAATACATACACCTTTTGCAAGCTGCGAAAAACAAAGCAGATTCTATGAACCTGGCTTTGGCAGTTAACTTGACAAACTCAATTGGTGTGAGCTTGGACGACGAAGATGTAGACATCAAAGTAGACAAAACTGTCGTTATGGTTAATCTTTCTGATAAAATGTTGTACCGTAGCGGTTCGGCTAGAATCACTGCTCGTGCAAACGATGTATTGGGTAAAATTGCCAAAATCATCAAGTCTCGTCCAGACCTAGAAGTAATGGTTGAAGGCCATACTGACAACAAGTCTATCCATACAGATTGTATCGAAGACAACTGGGATCTATCTGTGAAGAGAGCCACTGCAGTAGTACGTGTACTTCAAGAAAACTTCAGTGTTGATCCAAGTCGTATCATCGCCGCAGGTCGTGGTGAATTCTACCCTGTAACAACAAACGAAAACAGCGAAGGACGTGCAATGAACCGTAGAACTCGTTTGATCTTGATGCCTAAACTTGATCAATTCTACGATTTGCTTGACCCAGCAAACGCGAAATAA
- the gpmI gene encoding 2,3-bisphosphoglycerate-independent phosphoglycerate mutase, giving the protein MNKKVQLIILDGWGIPKVGEEWRSAIDAANVPYFDSLMAKYPHSLLEASGSAVGLPDGQMGNSEVGHMNLGAGRIVYQQLEKINIDIREGNLAKEPVLIDALDYAKKNNKKVHFIGLCSDGGVHSHIDHLKGLCSIAHEAGCKDIFVHAFLDGRDTDPKSGKDFIADLQLHLVKTGGQLASLVGRYYAMDRDKRWTRVKLAYDAMVKGVGEKYVSNGAVLSAIQEEYDAGITDEFMKPIVVQQHDKPVGKIEEGDMVLCFNFRTDRGREITMALTQEAFPDEDMHPLDLYYVTMTNYDATYKNVKVIYEKDNLVNTIGEVLEKAGKKQIRIAETEKYPHVTFFFSGGREAEFEGESRILAPSPKDVATYDLKPEMAAKDIRDGILPELKKGEVDFVCLNFANPDMVGHTGVFEAVKKAVETVDACLKDVVETGLENGYSSIVIADHGNADYMINDDKTVNTAHSLNLVPFIVVDPEYTDQPQNGKLGDVAPTILTMIGVDIPKEMNGKVLI; this is encoded by the coding sequence TTGAACAAGAAAGTACAATTAATCATATTGGATGGATGGGGAATTCCAAAGGTCGGCGAAGAGTGGCGATCAGCCATTGACGCGGCAAATGTCCCCTATTTCGACTCATTGATGGCCAAATATCCGCATAGCCTTCTCGAAGCCTCGGGCAGTGCAGTAGGGCTTCCTGATGGACAAATGGGCAACTCGGAAGTGGGTCATATGAACCTCGGAGCAGGCCGTATAGTATACCAACAATTGGAAAAAATCAACATCGATATCCGTGAAGGAAATTTGGCCAAAGAACCCGTGCTTATCGATGCCTTGGATTACGCCAAAAAGAACAATAAAAAAGTACACTTTATCGGATTGTGTTCCGATGGCGGCGTGCACTCGCACATCGACCACCTGAAAGGGCTTTGCTCCATTGCTCATGAAGCGGGCTGCAAAGACATCTTCGTGCATGCTTTCTTAGACGGTCGCGATACCGACCCCAAATCGGGTAAAGATTTCATTGCCGATCTACAATTGCATTTGGTGAAAACAGGCGGCCAATTGGCCTCACTTGTGGGCCGTTATTATGCCATGGACCGTGACAAACGTTGGACTCGTGTAAAATTGGCCTATGATGCCATGGTCAAAGGAGTTGGCGAAAAATATGTATCAAACGGAGCCGTGCTTTCTGCTATCCAGGAAGAGTATGACGCCGGGATCACCGACGAATTCATGAAGCCCATTGTTGTGCAACAACACGATAAACCGGTAGGCAAAATCGAAGAAGGCGACATGGTGCTCTGCTTCAATTTCCGCACCGACCGTGGCCGTGAAATCACAATGGCTCTGACACAGGAGGCTTTCCCTGATGAAGACATGCACCCACTCGACCTGTATTACGTGACCATGACAAACTACGATGCCACGTACAAAAATGTCAAGGTGATTTACGAGAAAGACAATTTGGTGAACACCATTGGTGAAGTGCTCGAAAAAGCGGGCAAAAAGCAAATCCGAATTGCGGAAACCGAAAAATACCCGCACGTTACATTCTTCTTTTCGGGAGGAAGAGAGGCCGAATTCGAAGGTGAGAGCCGCATTTTGGCCCCATCACCAAAAGATGTGGCCACATATGACCTGAAGCCCGAAATGGCCGCCAAGGATATTCGTGACGGCATTTTGCCCGAATTGAAAAAAGGCGAAGTCGATTTTGTTTGCTTGAACTTTGCAAACCCGGATATGGTCGGACACACAGGCGTATTCGAAGCAGTGAAAAAGGCCGTGGAAACTGTGGACGCCTGCTTAAAAGATGTGGTAGAAACCGGACTTGAAAATGGGTACTCATCCATCGTCATTGCCGATCACGGAAACGCCGATTATATGATCAACGACGACAAAACCGTGAACACCGCCCACTCTTTGAACCTTGTGCCGTTTATCGTGGTCGATCCAGAATACACAGATCAACCTCAAAACGGAAAACTGGGCGATGTGGCCCCAACCATTCTGACCATGATTGGAGTGGATATCCCAAAAGAAATGAACGGAAAAGTGTTGATTTAA
- a CDS encoding DUF2461 domain-containing protein, producing the protein MKHVFPFLRALQENNHREWFEAHRDQYQAALDEMIELAEHIRLELMKYDEIETPSGKKSLMRIYRDIRFSKDKTPYKTNWAGSFKRATKEKRGGYYFHIQEGQCFLAGGFWGPSSDDLKQIREHIAEEGDELLDIIESSAFKAAFGELKGDKLKKAPKGFSPDNPYIELLKYKQFLLIQPIENPNVPISELAEIIAKGFVEMRPFFDLMSAFLTTDMNGIPLDEAQ; encoded by the coding sequence ATGAAACACGTATTCCCCTTTCTTCGTGCCCTTCAAGAAAACAATCACCGTGAATGGTTTGAGGCCCACCGCGATCAATACCAAGCGGCTTTGGATGAAATGATCGAATTGGCCGAACACATCCGTTTGGAACTGATGAAATACGATGAAATCGAAACCCCATCGGGCAAAAAGAGCTTGATGCGAATTTACCGGGACATCCGTTTTTCAAAAGACAAAACACCCTACAAAACCAATTGGGCAGGCAGCTTCAAAAGGGCCACAAAGGAGAAAAGAGGCGGATATTATTTTCACATCCAAGAAGGACAGTGCTTTTTGGCGGGAGGTTTTTGGGGTCCAAGCAGCGATGACCTGAAGCAAATTCGTGAGCATATTGCGGAGGAAGGCGACGAGCTGCTCGACATTATCGAAAGCTCTGCATTCAAAGCCGCATTCGGTGAACTGAAAGGCGACAAATTGAAAAAGGCCCCAAAGGGTTTCTCGCCCGACAACCCTTACATCGAACTTTTAAAATACAAGCAATTCTTGTTGATTCAACCGATTGAAAACCCAAATGTGCCCATTTCAGAATTGGCTGAAATTATTGCCAAGGGTTTTGTCGAAATGCGTCCATTTTTCGATTTAATGAGTGCTTTTTTAACCACGGATATGAACGGCATTCCGCTAGACGAGGCTCAATAA